One part of the Hydra vulgaris chromosome 01, alternate assembly HydraT2T_AEP genome encodes these proteins:
- the LOC136074975 gene encoding uncharacterized protein LOC136074975, translating to MNSGSTSTLSGHLRSNHKDEYIEMFWNQKIRDEAEAAKEDKVEEAEDKLETVGHRKRKMVLKARKNLCYPTQSTTQLRGYMELMIYLATDNKPFSMCDSIPFQRLLAYFDSRF from the exons ATGAATTCTGGGTCAACATCGACTCTAAGTGGTCACCTGCGATCCAACCATAAGGATGAGTACATCGAAATGTTTTGGAATCAAAAGATACGAGATGAGGCAGAAGCTGCCAAGGAGGACAAAGTTGAAGAGGCAGAAGATAAATTGGAAACAGTTG GTCACAGGAAAAGAAAAATGGTTCTAAAAGCAAGAAAGAATCTGTGCTATCCAACACAGAGCACCACTCAACTTCGTGGTTACATGGAGCTCATGATTTATCTTGCAACTGACAATAAGCCTTTCTCCATGTGTGACTCTATTCCGTTCCAAAGACTGCTTGCCTACTTTGACTCGAGGTTTTAG